GCGATCCCGTGAAGATTTCGGCGACGTGGAACGGCTGCGACAGGAAGCGCTCGATCTTGCGGGCGCGGGCCACCGTCAGCTTGTCCTCTTCGGAAAGCTCGTCCATGCCGAGAATGGCGATGATGTCCTGGAGCGACTTGTAGCGCTGCAGCACCTGCTGGACCATGCGCGCGGTCTGATAGTGTTCCTCGCCGACGACGAGCGGCGAGAGCATGCGCGAGGTCGAGTCGAGCGGATCCACCGCGGGGTAGATGCCCTTTTCCGAGATCGCGCGCGACAGCACGGTGGTCGCGTCCAAGTGCGCGAACGAGGTCGCGGGCGCCGGGTCGGTCAAGTCGTCCGCCGGAACGTAGATGGCCTGCACCGAGGTGATCGAGCCCTTCTGCGTCGTGGTGATGCGCTCCTGCAGCGCGCCCATGTCAGTGGCGAGCGTCGGCTGATAACCCACCGCCGAAGGGATACGGCCGAGCAGCGCCGACACTTCCGAGCCGGCCTGGGTGAAGCGGAAGATGTTGTCGACGAAGAACAGCACGTCCTGGCCCTGGTCGCGGAAGTGCTCGGCGACGGTCAGACCGGTGAGGCCGACGCGGGCGCGGGCGCCGGGCGGCTCGTTCATCTGGCCGAACACCAGCGCGCACTTCGACTTCACGCTCGGATCCGGATTGTGCGGGTCCGCGTTGACCTTGGACTCGATGAACTCGTGATAGAGGTCGTTGCCCTCGCGGGTACGCTCGCCGACGCCGGCGAACACGGAGTAACCGCCGTGCGCCTTCGCGACGTTGTTGATCAGCTCCTGGATCAGCACGGTCTTGCCGACGCCGGCGCCGCCGAACAGGCCGATCTTGCCGCCCTTGGCGTACGGAGCGAGGAGGTCGACGACCTTGATGCCGGTGACGAGAATTTCAGCTTCCGTCGACTGGTCGGTGTAGGTCGGCGCTTCCTGGTGGATGGCGCGCACGCCTTCGGACTTGATCGGACCGGCTTCGTCGATCGGCTCGCCGATCACGTTCATGATGCGGCCGAGCGTGCCGTCGCCCACCGGAACGGCGATCGGCTGGCCGGTGTCGGTCACTTCCTGGCCGCGCACCAGACCTTCGGTCACGTCCATCGCGATCGTGCGCACGGTGGACTCACCGAGATGCTGCGCAACCTCCAGCACGAGGCGGATGTTGCCGTTCTTGGTTTCCAGCGAATTGAGAATGGCCGGCAGGTGGCCTTCGAACTGAACGTCGACAACGGCGCCCATGACCTGGGTGACGCGACCGACCGGGTTAGCTGCTGTAGCCATGAAGCTCTCCTTCGAAATTCTGTACTTGAACGACCGTCGTTAGTTCGTGCGTCAGACCGCCTCGGCGCCGGAGATGATCTCGATCAGCTCCTTGGTGATCTGGGCTTGACGGGTTCGGTTGTAGATCTGGGTTTGCTTGCGAATCATTTCACCCGCGTTGCGGGTGGCGTTGTCCATCGAGCTCATCTGCGCCCCATAGAACGAGGCGTTGTTTTCCAGCAGCGCGCGGAAGATCTGCACCGCGATATTGCGCGGCAACAGGCCGGACAGGAGTTCGTCC
This genomic stretch from Bradyrhizobium sp. CCGB12 harbors:
- the atpD gene encoding F0F1 ATP synthase subunit beta, with the protein product MATAANPVGRVTQVMGAVVDVQFEGHLPAILNSLETKNGNIRLVLEVAQHLGESTVRTIAMDVTEGLVRGQEVTDTGQPIAVPVGDGTLGRIMNVIGEPIDEAGPIKSEGVRAIHQEAPTYTDQSTEAEILVTGIKVVDLLAPYAKGGKIGLFGGAGVGKTVLIQELINNVAKAHGGYSVFAGVGERTREGNDLYHEFIESKVNADPHNPDPSVKSKCALVFGQMNEPPGARARVGLTGLTVAEHFRDQGQDVLFFVDNIFRFTQAGSEVSALLGRIPSAVGYQPTLATDMGALQERITTTQKGSITSVQAIYVPADDLTDPAPATSFAHLDATTVLSRAISEKGIYPAVDPLDSTSRMLSPLVVGEEHYQTARMVQQVLQRYKSLQDIIAILGMDELSEEDKLTVARARKIERFLSQPFHVAEIFTGSPGKFVDLADTIKGFRGLCEGKYDHLPEAAFYMVGTIEEAVEKGKKLAAEAA